A window of Centropristis striata isolate RG_2023a ecotype Rhode Island chromosome 13, C.striata_1.0, whole genome shotgun sequence genomic DNA:
gcccgggggccacatacggcccgcaccttCACTTTAGGTGGCCCTCAGTACATCtacatcatgggtctcaaactcgcgggccaattgcggcccttgtgacgatattttgtggcccccaccttgatatgaaagtttaatgagagttttatatgaatggcactttaccgtgttgtgtgtgtccctttaattaccttttttggtaattgtatgtctttttttaaataatttttttctcttttttggttaattttgtgtctttttttaaaaataattttgtgtctaagtaatgttgtgtcttttttgttattttatgtctttgtttttaaagtaatctagattttttttcagtcattttggtgctttttttgtaattttgtgtctttttttgctcattttgtgtcttctttttattatttttgtgtctttttgtaagttatttagctttttctgtcattttgtgtttttattttagtaattttgtgtctttttgatactgcctccagcggcccccaggtaatttgagtttgagacccctgatctacatgcatttgagcatgaaatcttaaaagtgcagagtaaaaatgcacaaaatgatttCTTCCAATTAATGtcggtctgctgttcttgcactgataaaaaataaatcccagtaagtggttattttttatttgcttcaaaccttttgtattcctatttatactgttaaacatgcatttgaggatgaaatatgttaagtaactgcactgtaaacatatttaaaattgcagtttcatcatatctggttaagtgcacgctcctatatgtggccctgtggtagtggacatgaaaaattgtggccccctgcagcatttaagttgcccatccctgccctaCAGGCTCAATAAAGCTTCACTGACAAGATGAACCTCACTCACTCAAAGATGATCCCACTCATTACTTCAtccctttcacaataaaagtgctAAACTTTTTTAGATTTGGAAGGGACCGGAACAGCAATGCGAataaatttggtcatttttttgtgataattttAACTAGGTTTCAACCTAGGAAATTGTGGGGACCGACCGATAAACAAAGCAAGGTCGCAGCTAGTTTAATGGCACTATCCTGTTTCAGTGCCTCTCACACTCGTACCTTTCTGTTCAGGATAAGCTGTCAGTAGGCTGAGCAGAAGAAATGCCGACTTGGTCCTGAGCTTCTCGTTGTCCGACTGCATCCCTCGCATCAGCACTGAGAAACCGTCGTTGGACAAGAACGCCTGGAGTCCTGCTTCTTGCTCTCGAACAAGACCTGAAGTCACCACAGGATTCAGTTACAGTTTGGTCATGAGGTGTACAAgctaaatgttttacaatgctGTCAGAAAAACAATTATGCTACTGATTAAAATACTAGTCAAACAAATTTTACTGGACCctaaactgtttttgtttggcTTATACCCAGAGAAACATAACTATAGTAGGAATGAGCGGACATTTATAGACCTCAGCTTGCTTTATGCTAATGTGTTGCATTATTGTGGATAAAGATTTATAGACCAAGTACGACTCAATGGATAAGACAGATGTTAGCAAGCCTTCCTTTAGAGAGAATAACTTACATATTAAAGGCTAAACGGCATGTATTTGAGGACATATGGAGCCCTTTCATTAACTACATTAAAGACATAGATTTAACGGATGAAGAAGTGGATAACTAGTCTTTGTGGACAATGCAGATTCCGGTCTTGTCAGATTCATATTGCTTTtctatatatgtgttttaatttcacACCAATTACTAACGATACTCAATTGTATATAGAttaccattttctttaacaggAGGAGCATACCTGTTCcaagtgttatgttttgtttgtttttatttttctgtctatgtaaatgcagctatcttaaaatatggaagttgaatgatgatacatgaatgtaaaagctgtatgtcaaagtaaaataaaaatattgtggggaaaaaaaaaaaatactagtcAGTTTTGAGCATTAATTAAGATTTGTGgtgtatttttgtaaaatacTCACATGACACTGCGTAAAGGGCTTTTACTCTGACGGTGGGGTTGCTGTCTGAGTctgtcagctgcagcagcttcgGCAGCACCCCGATGCTATACAGGTGGACCTGCACCTGAGGCATGTTCTGGGCGCAGGAAGCGATAAGCTGGGCAGCACGCCACCTCAGTCCACTTTGGGCATGAATCAGATACTGGGAGACGCACAAGTCCAGTCCACCGAGAGTCATTAGGTCTGTGATGGACAGGGAGAGGGGACTCAGTCAGGAAAGGTAGTTAACGGCTTTAGGTCCATGCTTACATCTGGCTGTATATGAGTCATGCAACATGTAAACTAAGCTGCAGGTTGGCATTACAATTACAGGAAACAGTACAtggaattttaaaaagaaatattaacatCCATTATTCATTTTGATCCAAAGCACCCTTTCAATGCAACAAATGTGCACATTGCAAATAATAAACGTACCTGcttaaagtatgttttctttaaaaaatcaacaaaaataaaactttaatcgTGGAAAGAAACCGTTagaacaggcattattgtcttTGGAAAGATCCTAGGTTACAAAAGTCATagaaagtaaccaaaacaaagcttaaaattgtgatatttctctcGAAATGGCTTTATtctatgtctcatttaaaactttGCAAAAATCaaccatttggaataactagatactgttaaaaacatttaattatgtGCTCTACGGTGACATTGTGAAGTCATGACTGATTTCgctgagacaaacggtcacatgacaaaaatcCAATTAAAATCTGATATAACAGcaggctgcttacacagagcagagaggagaggacagtatATGTTGTAAGAATGCAAACAGTttgatatatataacattttcccaatatTTATAACACTTAAGGGGGTTCGGAAAAGAGTTATAGTTCCAttttatcacaattttttttacaatttaacagAGGAATTcaacttatttttctttttttaatggtttttgtAATTATAACTGTTGTTTTACAcataagacatgtttgagttgttcacacttctagccatgattgtgctgattctatagagctgcaggacttcacATGCAAACCAACATGTCTGACCTGAGGAGAGTATGGGAAATATCGATGCAGATATAATTTATTACAAACCTCTAGCATTGTCGAGGTTCTCACACAACTCTGACAGCATCTCCAAGGCTGTTTCcctctcatcttcctcctcttcatccctctcatcctctccttctctctccctctcgctcaTTCCCTCTTGGCATAAGACGGCCAAGCACCGCTTCATCTGCTCCACTTCATCCATCTGCCCTTTACAGACTTCTGCAAGAGCATCTGTCAGCCATGTTTTCCTCTGGAACAAAGAAAGAGGACAAGAATGTTTCTCAGTTACCTTTGTGGCTCAAACTATAAGCTTGTaatccagctgttctcaaccttggggtcgggaccccaattggggtcgcgagatgatttctgggggtcgccaaatcattttgaacacaacatttttggtcattttgtgtttttttttgtcattttgtgtcttttttttggtcattttgtgtctttttaaagtcatttt
This region includes:
- the hspbp1 gene encoding hsp70-binding protein 1, with amino-acid sequence MAEDRQARRYPPNLQGVLQLAVEAGSAAEGPAPVEPMSEERKTWLTDALAEVCKGQMDEVEQMKRCLAVLCQEGMSEREREGEDERDEEEEDERETALEMLSELCENLDNARDLMTLGGLDLCVSQYLIHAQSGLRWRAAQLIASCAQNMPQVQVHLYSIGVLPKLLQLTDSDSNPTVRVKALYAVSCLVREQEAGLQAFLSNDGFSVLMRGMQSDNEKLRTKSAFLLLSLLTAYPEQKDTVVSMGMVQQLVSVLRTPHSPFHEHVLGALCCLVEDCPEGLRDCRSPALALEELLRQRSRELQGKDESQEELDFCERLKVICFRGQQSDDNGMDR